A genomic region of Mycolicibacterium poriferae contains the following coding sequences:
- a CDS encoding Ni/Fe hydrogenase subunit alpha: protein MTMSTSKTIVIDPVTRIEGHGKVVVELDDNHNVVDAKLHVVEFRGYERFIQGHPYWEAPVLMQRICGICFVSHHLAGAKALDDMIGVGPASGTALTPTAVKMRRLGHYAQMLQSHVTAYFYLVVPEMLFGIDAAPEQRNFIGLIEANPELVKRVVRLRKWGQEVIEAVFGKRMHGISSVPGGVNKSLTAADVERFLRGDDGLPSVDQVIDDAQLGLQMFHDFHDAHRAQVDRFATVPALNMCLVDDAGNVDYYDGHLRVVDANRDVIREFDYRDYLAHFSERVEQWSYMKFPYLTDLGPDAGSVRVGPLARMNVTDTLPTPLAAEALERFHAYTDGSANSMTLHTNWARTIEIIHAAEVVRDLLNDPDIVAGDLVVSPGEHAWAGEGVGVVEAPRGTLVHHYRADRGGNVTFANLIVATTQNNHVLNETVRSVAEDYLGGQAEITEGMMNAIEVGIRAYDPCLSCATHALGQMPLSVSLVDSRGHVIGHRVR, encoded by the coding sequence ATGACCATGTCCACCAGCAAGACCATCGTGATCGATCCGGTCACCCGAATCGAGGGGCACGGCAAGGTCGTGGTCGAACTCGACGACAACCACAACGTCGTCGACGCCAAGCTGCACGTGGTGGAGTTCCGCGGCTATGAGCGCTTCATCCAGGGGCACCCGTACTGGGAGGCGCCGGTGTTGATGCAACGCATCTGCGGGATCTGCTTCGTCAGCCACCATCTCGCCGGCGCCAAGGCACTCGACGACATGATCGGTGTCGGGCCGGCGTCGGGGACGGCGCTGACCCCAACCGCGGTCAAGATGCGTCGGCTCGGGCACTACGCGCAGATGCTGCAGTCGCACGTCACGGCCTACTTCTACCTGGTGGTGCCCGAAATGCTGTTCGGTATCGATGCCGCACCCGAACAGCGCAACTTCATCGGACTGATCGAAGCCAACCCCGAACTGGTCAAACGTGTTGTCAGGCTGCGCAAATGGGGTCAGGAGGTCATCGAGGCGGTCTTCGGCAAGCGGATGCACGGCATCTCGTCGGTTCCCGGCGGAGTCAACAAGAGTCTGACCGCGGCCGACGTCGAGCGGTTCCTGCGCGGCGACGACGGGTTGCCGTCGGTCGATCAGGTGATCGACGATGCCCAGCTGGGCCTGCAGATGTTCCACGACTTCCACGACGCGCACCGTGCACAGGTCGACCGGTTCGCCACGGTGCCCGCACTGAACATGTGCCTGGTCGACGACGCCGGCAACGTCGACTACTACGACGGGCACCTGCGCGTCGTCGACGCGAACAGGGACGTCATCCGCGAATTCGATTACCGGGACTACCTGGCGCACTTCTCCGAGCGGGTGGAGCAGTGGAGCTACATGAAGTTCCCGTATCTGACCGACCTCGGGCCTGACGCCGGTTCGGTGCGGGTCGGTCCGCTGGCGCGGATGAACGTCACCGACACGCTACCGACGCCGCTGGCCGCCGAAGCGCTGGAGCGGTTCCATGCCTATACCGACGGGTCGGCCAACTCCATGACCCTGCACACCAACTGGGCCCGCACCATCGAGATCATCCACGCCGCCGAGGTCGTCAGAGACCTGCTCAACGACCCCGACATCGTCGCCGGCGACCTGGTCGTGTCGCCGGGCGAACACGCCTGGGCGGGCGAGGGGGTCGGCGTCGTCGAAGCCCCGCGCGGCACCCTGGTGCACCATTATCGCGCCGACCGCGGTGGCAATGTGACCTTCGCCAACCTGATCGTGGCCACCACCCAGAACAACCATGTGCTCAACGAGACGGTGCGCAGCGTGGCCGAGGACTATCTGGGCGGGCAGGCCGAGATCACCGAGGGCATGATGAACGCGATCGAGGTGGGTATCCGGGCCTATGATCCGTGCCTGAGCTGCGCCACACACGCGCTGGGGCAGATGCCGCTGTCGGTGTCGCTGGTCGACTCACGGGGCCACGTCATCGGTCACCGTGTCCGCTGA